A single window of Prochlorococcus marinus XMU1410 DNA harbors:
- a CDS encoding ABC transporter ATP-binding protein, with translation MDQDLHQAIRKNFLKYTNIYSKFNIFFQPDSAGSKFIFSSILSQKAYVIINLLSGILSAICEGISLSIIFLIIKLITTNSGDQFNFNSILFLKNYPILINWLNNLPFINIFIGFISLAIMAQLLQSGLKYINLVTATFIEAKCLSTITRKIYRQIFKFSYKCSQRYKIGDLSEYVNKCPETIRVQIQGINEIILSSFIGIIYIFVLAKLSLWNLIIVIILLSISKTFTGRLFARLKIISYEVTNIKVKISETIIESFQGLRFFHSSGLIKDIDNKLSKETNLLEKSLKSRGKKLSLITPSLEALPILIISLVCSFAYLTIETNALVPTLAVFALALQRLNYKFISISASLSLLADNVSNISRLDKIISSDNKVFRRTGGRKLFFPIKQISFSNVDFKFAKNDTFRLKNINFNINLGKVTALVGPSGSGKTSLLDLLIGLYEPNKGEILLNGEININKLNLDYWQQSISIVHQDIFLFNTSIINNLKFGHPNTTFNQIKKACQASGADEFIEKLPEGYETIIGERGLKLSGGQRQRISIARALVKPNPILVLDEATSALDSISEDIFQSFINKIKDEKLILVVAHRLSTIKNCDEIIVLNEGKIVGSGNHNELLKTNQIYNQLWAIQTKK, from the coding sequence GTGGATCAGGATCTTCATCAAGCAATTAGGAAAAACTTTTTAAAATATACAAATATCTATTCTAAATTTAATATTTTCTTTCAGCCCGATAGTGCTGGCTCTAAATTTATATTTTCATCGATCTTAAGTCAAAAAGCATATGTGATTATTAACCTTTTATCGGGGATTCTTAGTGCTATTTGTGAGGGTATATCTCTGTCAATAATTTTTTTAATAATTAAGTTAATTACCACAAATAGTGGGGATCAATTTAATTTTAATTCAATATTATTTTTAAAGAATTATCCAATTTTGATAAATTGGTTAAATAATCTGCCTTTTATTAATATCTTTATTGGATTTATTTCTCTAGCAATTATGGCTCAATTATTGCAAAGTGGATTAAAATATATAAATCTTGTTACTGCAACTTTTATTGAGGCTAAATGTTTATCAACTATAACAAGAAAAATATATAGGCAAATATTTAAATTTAGTTATAAATGTAGTCAAAGATATAAAATCGGAGACTTATCTGAATATGTAAATAAATGCCCTGAAACTATAAGAGTTCAAATACAAGGAATTAATGAAATAATATTATCTAGTTTCATCGGAATAATTTATATATTTGTTCTGGCAAAATTATCGCTTTGGAATCTCATAATTGTAATAATATTGCTTTCAATTTCGAAAACCTTTACAGGTAGATTATTTGCTCGATTAAAAATAATCTCATATGAGGTAACAAATATTAAAGTAAAAATTAGTGAAACTATAATTGAAAGCTTTCAGGGGCTTAGATTTTTTCATTCTTCAGGTTTAATAAAAGATATTGATAATAAATTATCAAAAGAAACAAATCTCCTAGAAAAATCATTAAAGTCAAGAGGTAAAAAATTATCTCTTATTACTCCATCATTAGAAGCATTACCTATATTAATAATATCTTTAGTATGCTCATTTGCTTATCTTACAATTGAAACGAATGCGCTAGTTCCTACATTAGCAGTCTTCGCATTAGCACTGCAAAGATTAAACTATAAATTCATAAGCATATCTGCATCTTTATCATTGCTTGCAGATAATGTTTCAAATATATCTAGATTAGATAAAATAATTTCTTCTGATAATAAAGTCTTTAGAAGAACCGGAGGCAGAAAACTATTCTTTCCAATAAAACAAATATCATTTTCAAATGTTGATTTTAAATTTGCAAAAAATGATACATTTAGATTAAAAAATATAAATTTCAATATAAATTTAGGGAAAGTAACCGCCTTAGTTGGTCCAAGCGGATCAGGAAAAACATCATTGCTTGATTTGCTAATAGGTTTATATGAACCAAATAAGGGGGAGATACTTTTAAATGGAGAGATTAATATTAATAAACTGAATTTAGATTATTGGCAACAAAGTATTTCAATAGTTCATCAAGATATATTTTTATTTAACACCTCAATAATTAATAATTTGAAGTTTGGTCATCCTAATACAACTTTCAATCAAATTAAAAAAGCTTGTCAGGCATCAGGAGCTGACGAATTTATTGAAAAACTACCGGAAGGTTATGAAACTATTATTGGGGAAAGAGGGTTAAAGCTTAGTGGTGGGCAGAGGCAAAGAATATCAATAGCTCGTGCATTAGTAAAGCCTAACCCAATTTTAGTTCTAGATGAAGCTACAAGCGCCCTAGATTCGATAAGTGAAGATATTTTTCAAAGTTTCATTAATAAAATTAAGGATGAAAAACTTATATTAGTTGTAGCTCATCGATTAAGTACAATAAAAAATTGCGACGAAATAATTGTATTAAATGAAGGCAAAATTGTTGGATCAGGGAATCACAACGAATTGCTAAAAACTAATCAAATTTACAATCAATTATGGGCTATTCAAACTAAAAAATAA
- a CDS encoding glycosyltransferase: MKILHVIDGFFLAGIENQAFEIIRNYPEDNKSFLLNTNSSIKYTFEKFNSLKKQKKLIELKNIKSKFSLQLIYLVFRYLKKNKIEALIIYPCHKKMIYVVIAARLAGIEKIFISVQNVVYKKNNFEIYKIKTLFAILNRLNVCFVAASKSILSSMQILNINLKKYEVIYNSCDVTNIQKTTNKIRSFEKKNKEKVITMIARLDQIKDHETLLRAFSNLDYSDWKLKIIGEGSKSFDLKRLAKNLGLNPELVFCGERTDIPEILSQTNIFAFSTTEAEGFGIVLIEAMAANLPIIASDVSACREILLQGKAGMLVPPADIKAWENSLRELMLSSIKREKLSENLCNYVQQYDSHYIVRKWHKLLNSRN, encoded by the coding sequence ATGAAAATACTTCATGTAATAGATGGCTTTTTTCTTGCAGGAATTGAAAATCAGGCTTTTGAAATAATAAGAAACTATCCAGAAGATAATAAATCCTTTCTTTTAAATACTAATAGTTCTATAAAGTATACTTTTGAGAAATTTAATTCATTAAAAAAACAAAAAAAATTGATTGAATTAAAGAATATTAAATCAAAATTCTCTCTACAATTAATTTATTTAGTATTTAGATATTTAAAAAAAAATAAGATTGAGGCATTAATAATTTATCCATGCCATAAAAAAATGATCTATGTGGTAATTGCAGCAAGATTGGCAGGAATCGAGAAAATATTTATATCTGTTCAAAATGTTGTTTATAAAAAAAATAACTTTGAAATTTATAAAATAAAAACGCTGTTTGCAATATTAAACAGACTTAATGTTTGTTTTGTTGCAGCATCAAAAAGTATACTTTCTTCAATGCAAATTTTAAATATTAATTTAAAAAAATATGAAGTAATTTATAATTCCTGCGATGTGACAAATATCCAAAAAACTACGAATAAGATACGAAGTTTCGAAAAAAAAAATAAAGAAAAAGTTATTACTATGATTGCTAGATTGGATCAGATAAAAGATCATGAAACTTTGTTGAGAGCTTTCTCTAATTTAGATTATTCTGACTGGAAACTAAAAATAATTGGAGAAGGATCAAAATCTTTTGATTTAAAGAGATTAGCAAAAAATTTAGGACTGAATCCTGAACTTGTTTTTTGCGGAGAAAGAACAGATATTCCTGAGATATTAAGCCAAACTAATATTTTTGCTTTTTCTACAACGGAGGCTGAGGGATTTGGAATTGTACTGATAGAGGCAATGGCTGCTAATTTGCCAATAATTGCTAGTGATGTTTCTGCATGTAGAGAGATACTTTTACAAGGAAAAGCAGGTATGTTAGTCCCACCAGCGGATATAAAAGCATGGGAGAATAGTTTAAGAGAGTTAATGTTATCAAGTATTAAAAGAGAGAAATTAAGTGAGAATTTATGTAATTATGTTCAACAATATGACTCGCATTATATAGTCAGGAAATGGCATAAATTGTTAAATTCTAGAAATTGA